A region from the Desulfitobacterium dehalogenans ATCC 51507 genome encodes:
- a CDS encoding FkbM family methyltransferase, whose amino-acid sequence MAAQEIRQIISVLTTANEGIDCLASNGITGNEYLVEDILEAVSACVEHLESVEFYAGRVPDATKVLHYIAKLKYENCFAKLKPLFDAWFEDIVVLLVSDKSYKKKPSIIPKYNSVDYEFFNYIDFIKKTSFEDLCRFAFDNLKKVQEQNKTLYNDLTVKYRGWYFENNILDGLDGSNNSLLINRMKVLKNRAADFEWFYGRLCDYRSKNALNAIINNWLTFSIEGITKAGDDIFPVNFDLDIIKYQKEEVFVDAGAYIGDTVASFVNTYGNDYKRIYTYEISKETFDVLEKNLAPLKNVVNNWKGVSDKYGELYLNGVPGPFHGNKLGKEGLYRVEIVPLDEDIKEEITFLKIDVEGVDKEAIVGAQKHIKNEHPKIVVDSYHKLADIVDIPLLINRIDSSYQFYLRYPPFELPFAMSYCIYAI is encoded by the coding sequence ATGGCGGCGCAAGAAATAAGGCAGATAATCTCAGTACTTACTACAGCTAATGAGGGTATTGATTGTTTGGCTAGTAATGGTATTACAGGAAATGAGTATTTAGTCGAGGATATCTTAGAAGCTGTTTCAGCTTGCGTTGAGCATCTTGAATCAGTTGAATTTTATGCCGGAAGAGTTCCGGATGCCACAAAGGTACTGCATTATATAGCCAAATTAAAATATGAGAATTGTTTTGCAAAATTAAAGCCATTGTTTGATGCTTGGTTTGAGGATATAGTTGTTTTACTGGTATCGGACAAATCTTATAAGAAGAAGCCTTCCATTATTCCTAAGTATAATAGCGTGGATTATGAGTTTTTCAACTATATAGATTTTATTAAAAAAACGAGCTTCGAAGACTTATGCCGGTTTGCCTTTGATAATCTGAAAAAGGTTCAGGAGCAAAATAAGACCTTATATAATGATCTCACTGTAAAATATAGAGGTTGGTATTTTGAAAACAATATTCTTGACGGTCTAGACGGTTCTAACAATTCATTACTGATTAATAGAATGAAAGTTTTAAAAAACCGAGCAGCTGATTTTGAATGGTTTTATGGCAGGCTGTGTGATTACCGGTCGAAAAATGCGCTAAATGCTATTATTAATAATTGGCTGACATTTTCTATAGAAGGAATAACAAAGGCCGGAGATGACATATTTCCAGTAAATTTTGATTTGGATATAATAAAGTATCAAAAGGAAGAGGTATTTGTTGACGCAGGGGCGTATATTGGCGATACGGTCGCATCCTTTGTAAATACATATGGAAATGATTATAAACGAATTTATACCTATGAGATTTCTAAAGAAACATTTGATGTGTTGGAGAAAAATCTTGCACCACTTAAAAATGTGGTGAATAATTGGAAAGGTGTGTCTGATAAATACGGTGAACTGTATTTGAACGGAGTGCCAGGTCCTTTCCATGGCAACAAACTAGGAAAAGAGGGACTATATAGGGTAGAAATAGTCCCTTTAGATGAAGACATTAAAGAAGAAATTACTTTTTTGAAAATTGATGTGGAAGGCGTTGACAAAGAGGCCATTGTTGGTGCACAAAAACATATTAAGAATGAGCATCCTAAGATAGTAGTGGACAGCTACCATAAGCTTGCGGACATTGTTGATATACCCCTTTTGATTAACAGAATTGATTCTTCCTATCAGTTTTATTTAAGGTACCCACCATTTGAACTGCCATTTGCGATGTCTTATTGCATATATGCCATATAG
- the rfbC gene encoding dTDP-4-dehydrorhamnose 3,5-epimerase, whose product MKITATKIAGAYIVKREPFADERGTFSRMFCRRELEAVGLCGEIAQMNLSTNRYKGTLRGLHTQFGDAAEDKLVMCIQGEIFDVCVDVRKDSPTYLQWVGETLSAENGIGLYVPKGCAHGYLTLTDNTQVLYLVTQYYTPDTEVGYRFDDPAFGIVWPMVPPYIMSEKDKNWG is encoded by the coding sequence GTGAAAATCACAGCGACAAAAATAGCCGGGGCTTATATTGTAAAACGTGAGCCATTTGCTGATGAGCGCGGGACATTTTCACGTATGTTCTGTCGCCGTGAACTGGAAGCAGTGGGACTATGTGGCGAAATCGCGCAAATGAATCTATCAACCAATCGATATAAGGGGACGCTTCGGGGATTGCACACTCAATTCGGTGATGCGGCGGAAGACAAATTGGTGATGTGTATTCAAGGCGAGATATTTGACGTATGTGTGGATGTTCGCAAAGACTCACCGACGTATTTGCAATGGGTCGGTGAAACACTTTCAGCGGAGAATGGGATTGGTCTGTATGTTCCGAAAGGGTGTGCTCATGGGTATCTGACGCTGACGGACAACACACAGGTGTTATACTTAGTAACTCAATATTATACGCCAGATACGGAAGTTGGATACAGGTTTGACGATCCTGCATTTGGGATAGTATGGCCCATGGTCCCGCCCTATATCATGAGTGAAAAGGATAAAAATTGGGGGTAA
- a CDS encoding NAD-dependent epimerase/dehydratase family protein: MKKVVVTGANGFVGSALVEELVKSGVEVTAIVRNEQSNCSRIKDLPKLKIVFCPLDEIRNLAKIIVERHFDVFYHFAWEGSAGTLRSNYELQLKNVQYSCDAVIASRDISSKKFVLPGSIMGYECAQIMSTQNVPGSGNVYSAAKLAANYMARTVAAEVNIDYVVGTISNIYGMGEISPRFVNTTLRKFLSGERTAFTSGEQIYDFIYITDAAKAFNAIGECGQANKNYYIGSIEPKPLKDFLKVMRDRVDPRIPLNLGEIQYSGVPLDYSLFDLHLLNEDTGFVPEVSFEDGIDKTIAWLKDRKGV; this comes from the coding sequence ATGAAAAAGGTAGTTGTTACTGGTGCAAATGGATTTGTAGGCAGTGCATTGGTTGAGGAACTAGTAAAAAGCGGTGTTGAGGTTACAGCAATCGTCCGTAATGAACAATCTAATTGCTCAAGAATTAAAGATTTACCCAAGCTTAAAATAGTGTTTTGTCCTCTTGATGAGATAAGAAATTTAGCAAAGATAATAGTCGAACGTCATTTTGACGTCTTTTACCATTTTGCTTGGGAGGGTTCTGCCGGAACCTTGCGTTCAAATTATGAATTACAACTAAAAAATGTCCAATATAGTTGTGATGCAGTGATTGCAAGTCGAGATATTAGTAGTAAGAAATTTGTGCTTCCCGGCAGTATTATGGGATATGAATGTGCTCAAATTATGTCTACACAGAATGTACCAGGATCAGGAAATGTTTATAGTGCAGCGAAGTTAGCCGCAAATTATATGGCTCGAACTGTTGCCGCAGAAGTTAATATTGATTATGTTGTAGGGACTATCTCTAATATTTATGGGATGGGCGAGATTTCTCCCCGTTTTGTCAATACAACATTGAGAAAATTTCTATCAGGAGAAAGAACAGCGTTTACATCTGGTGAACAAATTTACGACTTTATATATATAACCGATGCAGCAAAAGCCTTTAATGCTATTGGTGAATGTGGACAGGCAAACAAGAACTATTATATTGGCAGTATCGAACCAAAGCCATTAAAGGATTTTTTGAAAGTAATGCGAGATCGAGTGGATCCTAGGATTCCGCTGAACCTTGGGGAAATCCAGTACAGCGGTGTTCCCCTTGACTATTCGTTATTTGATCTGCATTTGCTTAATGAAGATACCGGGTTTGTCCCTGAAGTAAGTTTTGAGGATGGAATTGATAAGACCATAGCATGGCTGAAAGATAGGAAAGGCGTATAA
- the rfbG gene encoding CDP-glucose 4,6-dehydratase translates to MVKNPEEPFFSLEFFDGKKIFITGHTGFKGSWLCQMLKMANASVCGYALEPASRPNLFEKARISQEILSVIGDIRDLDYLKKCVEEFQPDIMVHMAAQPLVRESYNAPVYTYETNVMGTVHFLEAARQCRSVKSVLNVTTDKVYLNRETERGYVEHEPLDGFDPYSNSKSCSELVTHCYYHSFFQGQGVSVSTARSGNVIGGGDFAKDRIVPDCIRAIGSGEEIIVRNPHSIRPYQHVLEPLKVYLMILQKQYENPQYSGYYNVGPNEEDCITTGELVELFCRTWGVGASWKVQNDRGPHEANLLKLDCTKLKKTFRWEPRWNIKQALEKTIEWTKTYFVEEDVTAIMDKQIREYLS, encoded by the coding sequence ATGGTGAAAAACCCTGAGGAACCTTTTTTTAGTTTAGAATTCTTCGATGGCAAGAAGATTTTCATTACAGGTCACACCGGATTTAAAGGATCTTGGTTATGTCAAATGTTGAAAATGGCCAATGCATCCGTTTGTGGATATGCTCTAGAACCTGCTTCCCGTCCAAACTTATTTGAAAAAGCGAGAATCTCACAGGAGATTCTTTCAGTTATAGGTGATATACGAGACCTAGACTATCTGAAAAAATGTGTAGAAGAGTTTCAGCCCGACATTATGGTTCATATGGCAGCTCAACCTTTGGTAAGGGAGTCGTACAATGCTCCAGTCTATACTTATGAAACAAATGTTATGGGGACGGTTCACTTCTTGGAAGCAGCGCGTCAGTGTAGAAGTGTTAAGTCTGTTCTAAATGTTACAACAGATAAGGTCTATTTAAATAGAGAAACAGAGCGAGGATATGTGGAGCATGAGCCATTAGATGGGTTTGATCCTTATTCAAACAGCAAGTCTTGTTCAGAGCTTGTCACACACTGTTATTATCATTCGTTTTTTCAAGGACAGGGCGTTTCAGTGTCTACAGCGCGTTCCGGTAATGTAATTGGTGGAGGAGACTTTGCCAAAGATAGAATTGTTCCTGATTGTATTAGGGCCATAGGGAGTGGTGAGGAAATCATTGTTCGTAATCCACATTCTATACGCCCCTATCAGCATGTTCTTGAGCCTCTTAAGGTATATTTAATGATTCTTCAAAAACAATACGAAAATCCCCAGTATTCAGGGTATTATAATGTTGGTCCGAATGAAGAAGACTGCATTACGACAGGAGAGTTAGTTGAATTATTTTGCCGGACTTGGGGCGTAGGGGCTTCGTGGAAGGTGCAAAATGATAGAGGTCCCCATGAAGCGAATCTGTTAAAGCTTGATTGCACTAAATTGAAGAAGACATTTCGCTGGGAACCCCGATGGAATATTAAGCAAGCTTTGGAAAAAACGATTGAATGGACAAAAACATACTTTGTCGAAGAAGATGTTACTGCGATTATGGATAAACAGATTCGAGAATATCTGAGTTAA
- the rfbF gene encoding glucose-1-phosphate cytidylyltransferase: MKVVILAGGYGTRISEESHLKPKPMIEIGERPILWHIMKTYSHYSFNDFVICLGYKGYMIKEYFADYFLHGSDVTFDLAKNSLKIHSSEDVEEWRVTLANTGIDTMTGGRIKRIKKYIGDETFMLTYGDGVADINVHELLAFHKSHGKLATVTAVQPSGRYGVLGLNDDATVLEFVEKPNTLNTWINGGFFILEPEVFDYIDGDDIAFEKEPLAKLAEEGEIVAYHHSGFWKCMDTQRDKVALERLWESGEAPWKVW; this comes from the coding sequence ATGAAAGTAGTAATACTAGCTGGTGGTTATGGAACCCGTATTAGTGAAGAATCACATTTAAAGCCCAAACCCATGATTGAGATAGGGGAGCGCCCTATCTTATGGCATATTATGAAGACTTATTCTCACTATAGTTTCAACGATTTTGTGATTTGTCTAGGTTACAAAGGATACATGATTAAGGAGTACTTTGCGGATTATTTTTTACATGGTTCCGATGTAACTTTTGATTTAGCTAAGAATAGTTTGAAGATCCATTCCAGTGAAGATGTTGAGGAGTGGAGAGTGACTTTAGCTAATACAGGAATAGATACAATGACAGGTGGACGTATTAAGAGAATTAAGAAGTATATTGGCGATGAAACCTTTATGCTGACTTATGGTGATGGAGTGGCTGATATTAATGTCCATGAACTACTGGCCTTTCACAAATCTCATGGCAAACTAGCTACCGTGACTGCTGTTCAGCCCAGTGGCAGATATGGCGTATTGGGCTTGAATGACGATGCCACAGTACTGGAATTCGTTGAAAAGCCCAATACATTAAATACTTGGATTAATGGCGGCTTTTTTATCCTTGAACCGGAAGTGTTTGACTATATTGATGGAGATGATATCGCTTTTGAAAAGGAACCGTTAGCAAAGTTGGCGGAGGAAGGAGAAATTGTGGCTTATCATCATAGCGGATTCTGGAAATGCATGGATACGCAAAGAGATAAGGTAGCTTTAGAAAGATTGTGGGAAAGCGGTGAAGCTCCTTGGAAAGTATGGTGA
- a CDS encoding methyltransferase domain-containing protein: MENSLEADVIICRHVIEHISDPIVLLKSIRKALGKG, from the coding sequence ATGGAGAATTCGCTAGAAGCGGATGTGATCATTTGTAGACATGTAATTGAACACATTTCGGATCCTATTGTTTTATTGAAGAGTATTCGAAAAGCCCTGGGAAAAGGATAA
- a CDS encoding glycosyltransferase family 2 protein, protein MNEKSNQIIQINTNDKKMPEPGGDIYIARDNVSMTISELNAPLVSVIVVGYNNLYKHTKICVECILNYTLDEDYELILVDNGSTDGTLEFFESVKHPKKKIIKITKNIGLFFGINSGIEIARGKFIAVISNDIYVTKNWLANLLKCAFSDERIGMIVPVSDNVSNLQAVDLDFNDFEDMQKKAAEFNKSNPRKWHEHLRLITAMAFYRRTCLDMLGKQDYGFFHDFGDDDITFRVRRAGYKAILCKDVFVQHAGIATRDPEVIRMSLEKGRTAFQEKYYGIDAWDDVNNFETSMMSFVKANKVSSKYAPNILGVDVRCGTPILELKNTLREQGSFNAELSAFSTKAKYWFDLKTICNGRVETDRPEYILQHFEEGYFNYIVVGQPLNSYGDPFLMLGYFLRLLKSDGQLLLKIRNTYDIGTFLKIMGFDVTTKDIHNLHHISIEELSEHLNTQGYFVKDVSIEQHSFNKEIKELLDSFNFTDNNAYIKATAKDFVINIKRS, encoded by the coding sequence ATGAATGAAAAATCAAATCAAATAATTCAAATTAATACTAATGATAAGAAAATGCCAGAACCGGGTGGGGATATATACATAGCTAGAGATAATGTATCAATGACCATAAGTGAATTAAATGCTCCTTTAGTGAGTGTTATTGTAGTAGGTTATAACAATCTTTATAAACATACAAAAATTTGTGTGGAGTGCATCTTAAATTATACCTTAGATGAAGATTATGAGCTTATATTAGTAGATAATGGCTCTACAGATGGTACACTTGAGTTCTTCGAATCTGTAAAACATCCAAAAAAGAAAATTATCAAAATCACTAAAAATATAGGGCTTTTCTTTGGCATTAATTCCGGCATAGAAATAGCTAGAGGAAAATTTATTGCAGTAATAAGCAACGATATTTATGTCACAAAAAATTGGCTAGCAAACCTATTGAAATGTGCCTTTTCAGATGAACGTATTGGTATGATAGTTCCTGTATCCGATAATGTTAGTAATCTTCAAGCTGTAGATTTGGATTTTAATGATTTTGAAGATATGCAAAAAAAAGCTGCTGAATTCAATAAATCAAATCCCAGAAAATGGCATGAGCACCTTCGCTTGATAACCGCAATGGCTTTTTACCGTAGGACTTGTTTAGATATGCTTGGTAAGCAGGATTATGGTTTTTTTCATGACTTTGGAGATGATGACATAACTTTCAGAGTGAGAAGAGCAGGTTATAAAGCAATTCTTTGCAAAGATGTTTTTGTTCAACACGCTGGCATTGCAACCAGAGACCCGGAAGTCATTCGGATGTCTCTTGAAAAAGGAAGAACCGCCTTTCAAGAAAAGTACTATGGAATTGATGCTTGGGACGATGTAAATAATTTTGAAACTTCGATGATGTCTTTTGTTAAAGCCAATAAAGTGAGTTCAAAGTATGCTCCAAATATATTAGGGGTTGATGTCCGATGTGGTACGCCTATACTCGAGTTGAAAAACACTCTTCGGGAACAAGGTTCTTTTAATGCAGAATTATCAGCCTTTTCAACCAAGGCAAAATACTGGTTTGATTTAAAAACTATTTGTAATGGTAGGGTGGAAACAGATCGTCCGGAATATATTCTTCAGCACTTTGAGGAAGGCTATTTTAATTATATTGTTGTAGGTCAACCTTTAAATTCATACGGTGATCCCTTCTTGATGTTAGGATATTTTTTAAGATTGCTTAAAAGCGATGGACAATTATTATTAAAAATTCGTAATACTTATGATATTGGAACGTTTCTGAAGATAATGGGATTTGATGTGACAACTAAAGATATACATAACTTGCATCACATTTCTATTGAGGAGCTTAGTGAGCACCTGAACACTCAGGGGTATTTTGTAAAGGATGTTAGTATTGAACAGCATTCATTTAATAAAGAAATAAAAGAGTTACTTGATAGTTTTAACTTTACAGATAATAATGCTTATATTAAAGCAACGGCAAAGGATTTTGTTATTAACATTAAAAGGAGCTAA
- a CDS encoding glycosyltransferase family 2 protein, with amino-acid sequence MIVKNEEKVIARCIESYRGAVDEIIVVDTGSTDQTVAIAQALGAKVFHFAWIDDFAAAKNFAIAKAKGDWIVFLDADEYFAGGTGGNLRTYLENLDKAYGAVACRMINIDETSGKIINEIVHVRIFKNDKELRYLNPIHEALHYSRKGGKLQAHLADRRKLLIYHTGYSKDINQDKAHRNLKLLLRQVDGDTVAKPEYYYYIADTYFTLSQWDKVITYVRLFRDCGAKLTNLNVRLHNILIDAMMNLHYPVGEVMEEVEIAIGKFPRHPLFYFYKAKFLYDDQRYDAAFLELRRALQLHENYEDIEVNPLAVNLGNLHSMMGVISEFRSDSGEAVEYYIKTLQIDKYDATAFDRLLRLIRPQPLEEIIGFLNALFDVEKEADLDFLATNLVNHPLPKVLAYYTSLREKKYPKEDYVVLQMLVANGYYDKAFAALLDCYGRDKDERLALVSATAAALSGNGGYVAQATKQLPSAYARILKAYHGDIMLFSEEDKPAFLSMVRTFFLWADDTAKEKLLRLADQFPDDMTAPLGSLFIMEGYYQDGLNYYNYAVQRSVEAGILVHPALYYNQGYCLNRLNSPIAASEAFIKAYEAGYRVNDIYEFLRWNVDKLNASSSVRAKANEVLRDRAESKHAERYERKPSKTYK; translated from the coding sequence ATGATTGTAAAAAATGAAGAAAAGGTCATTGCTCGCTGTATCGAGAGCTATCGCGGGGCGGTGGATGAAATCATTGTCGTGGATACCGGCTCTACCGATCAGACGGTGGCGATTGCCCAAGCTCTGGGAGCGAAAGTTTTTCACTTTGCCTGGATCGATGATTTTGCCGCGGCGAAAAATTTTGCCATTGCCAAGGCCAAAGGGGACTGGATCGTCTTTTTGGATGCCGATGAATACTTCGCCGGCGGCACCGGCGGCAATCTCCGGACTTATCTGGAAAATCTGGACAAAGCGTATGGTGCCGTAGCATGCAGAATGATCAACATTGATGAAACCAGCGGGAAGATCATCAATGAAATTGTCCATGTGCGGATCTTTAAAAACGATAAAGAGCTCCGCTATCTCAACCCGATTCATGAAGCGCTCCATTATAGCCGCAAAGGAGGAAAACTGCAGGCTCATCTGGCAGATCGGCGGAAGCTACTCATCTATCATACCGGCTATTCAAAAGATATTAATCAGGATAAAGCCCACAGAAACCTGAAGCTCTTACTTAGGCAGGTGGACGGCGATACTGTTGCTAAGCCGGAATATTATTATTACATTGCGGACACATATTTCACTTTGTCCCAGTGGGACAAGGTCATTACTTATGTCCGCTTGTTTAGAGACTGCGGCGCTAAGCTGACCAATCTTAATGTACGGTTACATAACATTTTAATCGATGCTATGATGAACCTGCATTATCCTGTGGGTGAGGTAATGGAGGAAGTGGAGATTGCCATCGGTAAATTCCCACGGCATCCTTTATTTTATTTTTATAAAGCCAAGTTCTTATATGATGACCAACGCTACGACGCCGCCTTCCTTGAACTGCGGCGAGCGTTGCAACTACACGAAAATTATGAGGATATCGAAGTCAATCCCCTAGCCGTAAATCTCGGCAACCTGCACAGTATGATGGGAGTTATCAGTGAATTCCGCAGTGACTCCGGCGAGGCAGTTGAATATTATATAAAAACTTTGCAAATAGACAAATATGATGCAACCGCTTTTGACCGTCTGCTCAGGCTGATCCGGCCCCAGCCGCTAGAGGAGATTATTGGTTTTTTAAATGCGCTATTTGATGTGGAAAAGGAAGCCGATCTGGACTTTTTGGCTACAAATTTGGTCAATCACCCACTGCCAAAGGTTTTGGCATATTATACAAGCTTAAGGGAAAAAAAATACCCGAAAGAAGATTATGTGGTTCTGCAAATGCTGGTGGCCAACGGCTATTATGATAAAGCCTTTGCCGCATTATTGGATTGCTATGGCAGGGATAAGGATGAACGGCTGGCCTTGGTATCGGCAACGGCGGCCGCCTTAAGCGGCAATGGTGGGTATGTGGCTCAAGCCACGAAACAATTGCCCTCTGCCTATGCGAGGATCCTCAAAGCTTATCATGGGGATATCATGCTGTTTAGCGAAGAAGATAAACCGGCCTTTCTTAGTATGGTGCGCACCTTTTTTCTCTGGGCTGATGATACCGCAAAGGAGAAGTTGCTTAGGCTGGCTGACCAATTTCCGGACGATATGACCGCTCCATTAGGCAGTCTCTTTATCATGGAAGGATATTATCAGGATGGGTTGAATTATTATAATTATGCCGTACAACGCTCAGTGGAGGCAGGTATCTTGGTACATCCGGCTTTGTACTATAATCAGGGCTACTGCCTGAACCGCCTGAATAGTCCTATTGCTGCTTCCGAGGCTTTTATCAAGGCCTATGAGGCAGGCTATCGTGTTAACGACATCTATGAGTTCTTGCGTTGGAATGTTGACAAATTGAATGCGTCCAGTAGCGTGAGAGCAAAGGCCAACGAAGTATTGCGGGATAGGGCTGAGAGTAAGCATGCCGAAAGATATGAAAGAAAGCCATCTAAGACATACAAATAG
- a CDS encoding flagellin, whose translation MIINHNMSAINTYRQLTTNNTNNAKSLEKLSSGLRINRAGDDAAGLAISEKMRGQIRGLDQAGRNAQDSISMIQTAEGALNETHSILQRMRELAVQAANDTNSTSDRGEIQKEINQLTDEIDRIANTTEFNTQKLIDGSKKGLVEAAASETKIQLNTRAEIGISSASATDLANSGTIIITRTLVSSAAGDTLDFRIDSADASITGAVVNGTQITFKGETIELSGDSLFSLAVGESITISVKATVTAETNLGNSFSMQIGANSGQSILVGINSMKAQDIGVRNADGKSLQVDDYFKATAAVTTINDAIERVSAERSKLGAIQNRLEHTINNLGTSSENLTAAESRIRDVDMAKEMMNFQKNNILSQAAQAMLAQANQQPQGVLQLLR comes from the coding sequence ATGATTATTAACCACAATATGTCGGCGATTAACACCTATCGTCAATTGACCACCAACAACACCAATAATGCCAAATCTTTGGAAAAGCTCTCTTCCGGTCTCCGCATCAACCGTGCTGGTGACGATGCTGCAGGTTTGGCTATCTCTGAAAAAATGCGTGGTCAAATCCGTGGTTTGGACCAAGCCGGACGTAATGCTCAAGATTCCATTTCCATGATCCAGACTGCAGAAGGCGCCTTGAACGAAACCCACAGCATTCTCCAGCGGATGCGTGAGCTGGCTGTTCAAGCTGCTAATGATACCAACTCTACATCAGACCGCGGTGAAATCCAGAAAGAAATTAACCAGTTAACTGATGAAATCGACCGGATTGCCAACACCACCGAGTTCAACACCCAGAAGCTGATTGACGGGAGCAAAAAAGGTCTTGTCGAAGCTGCAGCCTCCGAGACTAAGATCCAACTTAATACTCGGGCGGAAATTGGAATTTCTAGTGCTAGCGCGACCGATCTTGCTAATAGTGGTACCATTATCATAACCCGCACCTTGGTTTCATCGGCAGCAGGTGACACTTTAGATTTCAGAATTGACAGTGCCGATGCAAGTATTACCGGAGCTGTAGTTAATGGTACTCAAATTACGTTCAAGGGTGAAACAATCGAACTTAGTGGCGATTCGTTGTTTAGCCTTGCTGTCGGTGAAAGCATCACGATCAGTGTAAAGGCAACTGTGACAGCAGAGACTAATCTTGGCAACTCTTTCAGTATGCAGATCGGGGCCAACAGCGGCCAAAGCATTCTGGTCGGCATCAATTCCATGAAGGCTCAGGACATTGGTGTCCGCAATGCGGATGGGAAATCACTACAAGTGGATGACTATTTCAAAGCAACTGCCGCCGTTACAACCATTAACGACGCGATTGAGCGGGTATCGGCAGAACGCTCCAAGCTGGGTGCCATCCAAAACCGTCTGGAACACACCATCAACAACCTGGGTACTTCCAGCGAAAATCTCACCGCCGCTGAATCACGGATTCGTGATGTAGATATGGCGAAAGAAATGATGAACTTCCAGAAGAACAACATTCTTTCCCAAGCTGCTCAAGCCATGCTGGCCCAAGCGAACCAACAGCCTCAGGGCGTACTGCAGCTTCTCCGGTAA
- a CDS encoding flagellar protein FlaG produces MDMTVVKQPPVQATANNYAANPEIAKPDDLTLNKPTAANKSEAGRNQSQSEGKEELTREDVNKLTERLNQFIVTIDADLQFELHQETQRLIVKFINKKDNQVIKEFPPHELLDTLAAIRDYVGLLLDKKV; encoded by the coding sequence ATGGATATGACTGTAGTAAAACAGCCTCCGGTTCAAGCGACTGCGAATAACTATGCGGCGAATCCAGAGATTGCAAAACCCGATGATCTGACGCTGAATAAACCCACAGCGGCCAATAAATCGGAAGCTGGGAGAAATCAATCCCAGTCTGAGGGTAAGGAAGAACTTACTCGTGAGGATGTTAATAAATTGACCGAACGTCTGAATCAATTTATCGTAACTATCGATGCCGATTTGCAATTTGAATTGCATCAAGAAACTCAGCGGCTGATCGTTAAATTTATCAACAAGAAGGATAATCAGGTCATCAAGGAATTCCCCCCCCATGAATTGCTGGACACCTTGGCGGCCATCCGGGATTATGTGGGACTGCTTTTGGATAAGAAAGTATGA
- the csrA gene encoding carbon storage regulator CsrA has protein sequence MLALTRKAGERIVIGDNIVVTVVAIKGDSIRLTVDAPKEIKIYRGEIYDAIAAENKEAAIPVDLSELTVLKGFHIKK, from the coding sequence ATGCTGGCACTCACCCGTAAAGCTGGAGAGCGCATCGTGATCGGTGATAACATCGTCGTAACCGTCGTCGCTATTAAAGGGGACAGTATCCGCCTAACCGTTGATGCGCCGAAAGAGATCAAAATCTACCGGGGTGAGATCTATGATGCTATCGCGGCTGAGAATAAAGAGGCCGCTATCCCCGTAGATCTATCAGAACTAACTGTTTTAAAGGGGTTTCACATCAAAAAGTAG
- the fliW gene encoding flagellar assembly protein FliW codes for MKIESTRFGTLEVAPEQIIHFPHGIPGFLDEKAFVHLPHDENSPFSFLQSTAEADLSFLLVDPFPFIPEYEFVLDDELAGELELSEENPPQVFLIGTVREKITDMTVNLLAPIVVNRDKGIGRQIILDKTEYSVRHKLFPEAQAQGTPEGGE; via the coding sequence ATGAAGATAGAATCCACACGATTTGGAACCCTTGAAGTGGCCCCTGAGCAGATCATTCATTTTCCTCATGGAATTCCAGGCTTTCTCGATGAGAAAGCCTTTGTCCATTTACCCCATGATGAAAATAGTCCTTTCTCCTTCCTTCAATCCACTGCAGAAGCGGATTTGTCCTTTCTGCTGGTTGATCCCTTCCCCTTTATTCCGGAGTATGAGTTTGTCCTCGATGATGAGCTGGCCGGGGAATTGGAACTTTCGGAAGAAAACCCTCCTCAGGTTTTTCTGATTGGCACCGTAAGAGAAAAGATAACCGACATGACAGTCAATCTCTTGGCTCCCATCGTTGTCAATAGGGATAAGGGAATCGGCAGACAGATTATCCTGGATAAAACGGAGTATTCCGTCCGCCACAAGCTTTTTCCTGAGGCCCAAGCTCAGGGAACTCCTGAAGGAGGCGAGTAA